From the Paenibacillus sp. R14(2021) genome, the window CGGTCGAGTTTTCACTCCGAGCCTATAAGTCGATTTTTCAGAGCTCCCAGTTGATGCTGGGCTATTATAACAGCATTGTCTATACCGTCGTCGGCACATTTATCAACGTGGCCTTTACCGTGCTGATGGCTTTTCCCCTATCGCAGCGAACGATGGCTGGCCGTAAGTACATCATGATTCTCATGATGATCACGTTATTTTTCAGCGGCGGCCTTATACCCACTTACCTGTTGGTCAAAAATTTGCACATGCTGGATACACGTTGGGCGCTATGGCTTCCCGGAGCGTTCTCCGTCTTCCAGGTGATTATCGCAAGAACCTTTTTCCAAACCTCGATTCCGTTGGAACTGCAAGAGGCTTCCCAGATTGACGGCTGCCGAGATTCGCGTTATTTGTGGAGCATCGTTTTGCCGCTGTCGAAGCCGATTCTAGCCGTGATGACGCTGATGTATGCGGTAGGGCACTGGAACGCTTACTTTGATGCACTCATCTATTTGAGATCCGAGCATCTGTTTCCACTTCAATACGTCCTGCGGAATATGTTGATCCTTAACGCGGCCGACCCGGAGATGCTGGCGAATACGGCCCAGAAGCTGCGCGATCAAGGCTTCGAGCAGGTGCTGAAGTACGCGCTTATCGTCGTTGCCTGCGTGCCGGTGCTCATTATGTACCCGTTCGTGCAAAAGCATTTTGTCAAAGGGGTTATGATCGGCTCCTTAAAGGGCTAGCTGATTGAAGATAAGCCAGCGAAAACGTGAATTAAAGGTGGAGGTGAGGCGGCAGCCGATTCAAAGCGTTCAAAGGGCAATAAAGCTGGGGGAACTGCTCAAGTTTCACGAATACGTATGAGCAGGCAACAACTTATATGATCCAAGGAGGAATCAGACCTTTGAAAAAGTCCATTTGGGTATCGCTTATGCTTGTATTGATCAGCAGTATCGTCCTTTCCGCGTGTGGCAGCAGCGACAAGAAAGATAATGCCGGAGCCGGTAAAGCCAATACTGGAGCTGAAGCCTCGAACGACAAGGCTGCGGACGACAAGGCTGCGAACGAAACACCGTCCAAACCGGTTGATATTGGATTCTTTGCTCCGCAAGGGAAGGCGCCGCTCGAGGACAACGATTACACCAAGTTCGTGGAACAGAAATTCAACGTCAAGATCAAGTGGGACTTGGCGCCAACCGATGCGCTCGTAGACCGCAGACAGCTGCTGCTCGCGAGCGGCGACTATCCGGAGGTGTTCCTGGAAGGCAAATTCACGAATTCGGACCTGATGACATACGGCAAACAGGGTGTGTTGATTCCGCTTAACAATTTGATTGACAAGTACGCGCCGAATTTGAAAGCGATGATGGACAAGAAGCCTTATTTGAAAGAAGCGATGACGGCGCCGGACGGCAATATTTATGGGATTCCGCGCTTTAACGAGTGTTACCACTGCACGTTCTCGCAGAAGTATTGGATCAACAAGGAGTGGCTCGACAAGCTTGGTCTTTCCGTACCGACGACGACGGACGAGCTCTATAACGTATTGAAAGCCTTCAAAACGAAAGATCCGAACGGCAATGGAAAAGCGGATGAAATACCGCTCACCGGCGCGCCGAACAAATACGTCTGGAACGGTAATATCGATGCGTACCTCATGAATGCCTTTATTTACAATGATAATGACAAATACTTGACCGTTACGGACGGCAAAATAGATTTTGCCGCGAATAAGCCGCAGTGGAAGGAAGGTCTGGTTTACTTGCACAAGCTGTACAGCGACGGCTTGATCGACAAAGCGTCTTTTACGCAAAACGACCAAGCGGTCGGTCAGCTCGGTAATCGCGAGGGCGACGAAATCGTCGGTTCCATCACGACGGCGCTGCTCAGCTACCTGGTAAACACGTACGACGATAAGATCACGCGCCACAAGCATTGGGTCATCGTGCCGCCGCTTAAAGGACCTGAGGGCGTACAGCTTGCGGGCATGTGGCAGGGCTTTGGCGAGTTCGCCATGACCATTACAAATAAAGCAAGCGAAGAGCAGCAAATCGCAGCGATTAAAATTGCCGACTATGCCTTCAGTGAGGAAGGTGCGCTGCTCAGCGAATATGGCGTGAAAGAGGGAATTGGCTGGAAGAAAGCAGAAGCCGATGAGAAGAACATTGACGGGAAACCGGCCAAATACAGCTTCGCAAATCTTACACCAGTTGACCCAAATGTCGTTCGCAACGACAGCTGGTCGCTGCTGGGACCGAAGGATCTGTCAAAGGATTTCCGCGACTTGTTCGCAACAGCGCAGGATCCGCTGACCGGCGCAGGTTACGAGAAGCGTCTGGCCGACGCTACCGCCGCGTTCGCTCCGTATGCGCCTAAGGAATTCTATCCGGCCAGCGCATTCGTTCGTCCCGAAGATACGGACACGATCGCCCAGTTGGCGACGTCCATTAAAGACTACGTGCAGTCCAACATGGCACAGTTCATCATCGGCGATAAGAACATCGATAAGGATTGGGATGCCTATGTGAAAGGGTTCGACGGTTTGAACCTGCCGCAGTACATCCAAATCTATCAATCGGCGTTAGAGAAAAAATAAATCGAGAGCCAGCGCACGGGGGTGTCCCAAAAGTCATCAAAAGATGACGATGGATTCCTTGAATATAATTGGTTAAGGTAGGA encodes:
- a CDS encoding extracellular solute-binding protein, whose product is MKKSIWVSLMLVLISSIVLSACGSSDKKDNAGAGKANTGAEASNDKAADDKAANETPSKPVDIGFFAPQGKAPLEDNDYTKFVEQKFNVKIKWDLAPTDALVDRRQLLLASGDYPEVFLEGKFTNSDLMTYGKQGVLIPLNNLIDKYAPNLKAMMDKKPYLKEAMTAPDGNIYGIPRFNECYHCTFSQKYWINKEWLDKLGLSVPTTTDELYNVLKAFKTKDPNGNGKADEIPLTGAPNKYVWNGNIDAYLMNAFIYNDNDKYLTVTDGKIDFAANKPQWKEGLVYLHKLYSDGLIDKASFTQNDQAVGQLGNREGDEIVGSITTALLSYLVNTYDDKITRHKHWVIVPPLKGPEGVQLAGMWQGFGEFAMTITNKASEEQQIAAIKIADYAFSEEGALLSEYGVKEGIGWKKAEADEKNIDGKPAKYSFANLTPVDPNVVRNDSWSLLGPKDLSKDFRDLFATAQDPLTGAGYEKRLADATAAFAPYAPKEFYPASAFVRPEDTDTIAQLATSIKDYVQSNMAQFIIGDKNIDKDWDAYVKGFDGLNLPQYIQIYQSALEKK
- a CDS encoding carbohydrate ABC transporter permease; the encoded protein is MLTKQRIREPFGDRVLLTIIYFLLGTLTLTVLYPLLYILSSSISSPNAVVSGQVWLFPVEFSLRAYKSIFQSSQLMLGYYNSIVYTVVGTFINVAFTVLMAFPLSQRTMAGRKYIMILMMITLFFSGGLIPTYLLVKNLHMLDTRWALWLPGAFSVFQVIIARTFFQTSIPLELQEASQIDGCRDSRYLWSIVLPLSKPILAVMTLMYAVGHWNAYFDALIYLRSEHLFPLQYVLRNMLILNAADPEMLANTAQKLRDQGFEQVLKYALIVVACVPVLIMYPFVQKHFVKGVMIGSLKG